The following nucleotide sequence is from Melioribacteraceae bacterium 4301-Me.
TACATTGCCATCGCCGTTGGGATAAAGCGGGGGGTTAGCAACGTCAGTTAAAAATGTAATGCTACTCGTATCGGCGTAAATTATAGCCTTTGAAGGATCCGGAATCTTATTAAAATTTTTACAATAACCAATTTTTCTAAAATCGTATTCAATTAGTTTAACAATCTCAGTAAGATCCTGCTGAACAATTAATTCAGAACTGTTTGTATAAGTATTTTGCACTGTTGCATCGTTCAGACGCAAAAGAATCAACAACAACATTGCACCAATAACTGTTGAACCTAATATGTCAAGTAATGTACTTGAACCCATATTATTTACCTAAAGTACCAATAACTATAAACTGTCTTTAGCAAAATTGTATCTTGCTTAGCAGTGTTTTCATCTATCATAGCAGGACTTGTAACTTTAACTGTTAATCTTTTATTCCATGTTCTTTGATTTGATACTTGTTCTGGATTAGCATCCGAAACATAATCTACAGCACAAAAAGTCTGAAAAACGATATATGCACTGCTCGATATATACACAGTATCAATTTTAGGTGTTGTTCTAAAGGCGTTAAAGTCATCTATGTCGTCGAAAGCAGGATAAACTTCGCCGGTTTCGGCTTTTAACACTGCACTCAATTGATTTGTGCTTGAAACAGAACCTGCAATTGTGTTTTCGTCAAAAGACTTACTGGTAGCCTCTTCTATTAATGAAGTTGCCATCGATACGGATAACAAGCCTATTTTTGAACGATCTAATACATTGTTAGTTGTTAATAATGTAGCATTAACTCTTAAAATTACTAAAGAAAGTAAGAAAATTGCCCCTATTGTAATTAACATTTGACCAGTATTCATAATGCTATCTCTTATCCAATAATAAGATAAATAATTTTAGTACTTGTCTCAATCAGTTTTTTATAAATACCTTTAATTTATTTATTATCGGTTAAATTATTTTTTTGTTTACTAAGGTGGTAAATGTTTAGGATTGAAAATTTTTATTAGCTTAGTAGCCGTTTGCCTTTTTAGCCTTAAGAGTAATTTTTAAGTTAATTAATGCGGCTACTACTCTAACCACGAAACAACTTCGTAGCTTTTTGTATTTGGGAAAGATGGTGGGACAGAAGTTAAAAACCTATTATCGTAACGATGGACAAATTTTAAGCCTCTTATTGGGTTACCTTTATAATCATATTGAGCCGTAGCCCTGGTATTTGACGCAATTAATCCTCCTAATATGTTCCATTGACCTAAGAAATTCTGATTAATCAGGCCATCTTCAGGACCGATAGTACCGTTTTGTGCATACATAGAAGCTTGCGTATAAATATCTTTCCCGCGTGTATTAGGGTTATCTTGAATTCGAATATTCTGTTCAGCTACAATACCAAGCATATCGGTTGAATTAGGATAAATTCTGGGGTCTTTGTTATAAACAAGATTATCTTCAAAGTAAACATTACCTGCATTTGTAATTTTTGATTTTGCCGCCACTATTGTTACTTTACCATTTAATGTACCCTTTGTATAAATATTTCCGCCTTGTACATATATTACACCATTAGGAGCGAAAGTACTTAAGTTAACCGTTTTAGAAGATGACCAATTTCCAGCACCAATTTTCTGACTATAGGTTAAAGTACCGTCAGAATTAAAATAAAGCCTTACATTTACTAAACTTTTTGTTCTTGTAGTGTCATAAAAAATATAATCAGCGTTAGAACGCAAGTTTGTTGTATCAAACTCCAATGGAATATTTACGCCATCTTCGTAGCCTCCATAAAATTTAGGGTCTTTTGGTGAGCCCATCATTTTCAATCCTTTTGCGGAAGTAGCTTTTCCCCAAAATACTGGTGAGCCGTAAGTTGTTAGCCATTCATTAACATGAAACGGTCCTTCAAATGTATCTCCCGTAGCAGGGTAAGCACTCATAGTTGAATAGTAATTACCAAACTTTGCAAAACTGCTTCCTCTTAGTAATACTTCTACAACTTTAGTTACACCATTATAGGTTCCTTCAGAAATTATTGTGGCAGTTTGACCACCAGATGATTGACCGCTACAATCGCCCAGATAATCACCGTGTGCTAAATGTGAAGGTACTGCGGAAACAGGTACCCACATTGAATGTTTTGCATTAGGATTACCTGGGGGAGTGTGACATATTAACACTTTTCCTGCAGTACCGGTTATTGTATTGCTAACATAAACATTCAAAACGCCTCCATCAAAACTTAAGTTCTGGTAACCGGCATCCCATGTTTTATCCATAAATATTTGATTTGCTGCCATGTTCGCACCACTTACAGCTATATCGTATGCTTTAGTTACAGTATAATAACTTGAATAATTATCAACTGCGCGTGTAGATAGATTAGAGAAATTTAAACCTACTACTAAGAAAATCATACTAAAACCAAGTACAACTAAAAGTGAAGCCTTGCCACCCATTTTTTACGCCTTTATCTATTTCTTAAATTTCTTGCAGCCATTCTTATCTGTCGCCAAAAAATAGTTGAATATTCATTATCATAAGCAGCATAATTTTCAACTTTGACATCAATTTGCATTGTGTTGATTTCACCTGGTACAGCGACTGGGGTTGTTAATTCGTTACCTAATGAATTAAAGTAACGTATCTTAAATTGTGTCACGCCTAAATTAGAGCCATTTGGTGTTTCACTATTAACAACACGGTATAAAATTCTATCTCTTGGGTTAGGTGTTGAAGATAATTCACTGGTTGGACCTGTATAATAATGCAATGTATCAGGTATTCCGTCTGAATTCACATCGGTTAAAAAAGAAATCGAGTTCGAATCAGCAAAAAGAATTGCCTTAGATGGATCAGGTATTGCCTGCCAATCTTTACAATAACCAATTTTCCTAAAATCATATTCTAATAGTTCCACCAAGTCAACTAAGTTTTGTTGAACAATTAGCTCTCCACCGTAAGTGTATGTATTTTCAACTGCAGAATCGTTTATCCTTAATAAAATCAGCAACAACATACCGCCAATTATAGTTGAACCCAAAATATCAATTAAGGTGCTAAATCCCATATATCACCTAAAATACCAATAACTAAAAATTGTACTTAGTTTAACAGTATCAGACATAGAAGGACTAGTAACTGTTACAGTGAGTTTTTTATGCCAGGTTTTTACTGAAGAAGGCACATCTGGATTAGTTGGATTAACATAAACTACTTTGCACTTAATGTTAAAAACAGCTGATTGGAAAGTTGAATCTCCTTCAGTAGATTTTGAAAAATTATTGAAGTCATCAAAGTCATTAAAATTTGGGTAAACCTCTCCAGATTCGGGTCCAAGATTCAATGGATCCGTTAAGCTAGATAAACTTGACACACTTGAAGTATCGGTTGCAGAATCAAATGCTTTGCTAGTTGCTTCTTCAATTATCGATGAACCTAAGGAAACAGCCATTACACCAAACTTAGTATCCAACATTACTGACGACGTGCTAAAAAAAACGTTATTAATCCGCAAAATAACAAGTGTAAGTAACACTATTGCTCCTACTGTAATAAAAAGCTGGCCAGTACTCATTGTAAATTTCTTTTTTTATTAATCCTTATAACAAGATTCGTGCTAACGGACTCACATCAAAAATAAAAAAAATAAAGCAAATTATTAATAACATGTAATATCGACAGGTAAAAAGGTAATGGGCAAATTATTTACCGCACAAAAAGCATTCAATACTTAACAAGAAAGTTCTTATATTAATTAATAGAATTTCCTGGGGGTTCAGGTGGAACCAATTAACATTCTTACTGCTTTGGGAGTATTTTTATCCATGGCTGCAAATTGGTCGGGTACAAAGAAAGGATTAAAAACTTCCATAACAAAAGTACAAGAGCGGCCCGATAGTTTTCTACAGAAATTACCTCCAAATGTATCGGTTATTATTTTATTGTTTATTTTCTTTGGCATATTTAATATAGGCGTATTGCCCACAGAAATTAAGAACAATTATAATAACTTAAGGATTGGTGGATTGATAATTTTTTATTTATTCTCATGGCTGCAAGTAGTTTCCTTTCGTTCTTTAGGTAGCTTTTACACACAAGAAATTGTAATATTAAAAAGACATGAATTATGTACATCTGGGATTTACAAAACAATCAGGCATCCACAATATTTAAGTCAAATTTTGAGTGATTTAGGCGCGGGAATAGCTTTGATGAGTTACCTGGTTATTCCACTTACGCTACTTGCTGAACTCCCGCTTTTTATAATGCGTGCTAAATTAGAGGAAAAATTATTATCCAAACATTTTAACGAAAAATATAATTTATACAAAAAACAAAGTGGTTTTTTTATTCCTTTTATTGGTTAGAAAATTTCATGAAACAATTCAAATTAGCATTTCTAATCTTAATAACTATTTCACCGCTACTTAATGCTCAAAGACTGCTTAAAATAACAGTTAACAACAATGGCAAAAGTTCGTACTTAACTTACATATTGCGAAACAGAATATCATACGTTCCTTCAAAAGAAATTGCCGAGCTTCTCTCAGGGGGCTACTATTATAATTCTGATGCAGCAAAATCTGAAATTAAATTTGCTAATTACAAGATAAAATTCACAGCAAGAAGTCAGTACATAATAATTACTCCACAAAACAATAAACCAACTATAATTCAACTCCCTTTATCTGCATTACTAATTAATAATGATGTATTTTTGCCGCTTCTTTATTGTACTGAATACTTAGGATTAGCATCCGGCCACAAACTAATTTTTAACGAAAAAGCTAAGGATTTAATTATATCCAATGAGCCTCTGGATAATGAAAGTTTATCGTTATTTGAAGAAAGCATTTTAGATACAGTAAGTAAAAAAGAAAAAATTCCAAATGAAATTAATTCTAAATACGATATATATGATATAAAACTTGAAGAGAAAATAAACGGAACACTGATAAGATTAAAAACAAGTAGAAAAATAAGTTTACCGAGTTATTCAATTAACGATGGCATTTTATACATCTTTTTTTCAAAAGCATCAATTGCACCAAATATTATTAACTCTGTCAACAAAATAGGTCTGATAAACAATGCAAAACTAAAAGCATTTAGTTCGGGAAATTTCCAGCTTGAGTTCGGGCTTAAAGAAGGATATTCATCCGTTGAGGCGTTTGAGGATGTTGAAAACAGTGATATTTTAATTACTATTCACAATAAGTTATTTAATACGGTTAATGAATTAGAAGAAGCTAAAGCAAAATGGACATTTGATGCGGTAGTAATTGATGCTGGACATGGTGGTAAGGATCCGGGTGCAATTGGAGTTACAGGCGTAAAAGAAAAAAATATCAATCTTGGCATCGCACTAAAACTTGGTAAACTTATTGAATCTAACATGAAGGATGTTAAAGTTATTTATACCAGGAAAAAAGATGAATTTATTGAATTATATAAACGTGGAAAAATTGCAAATGAAAACGGAGGAAAACTTTTTATTTCAATACACTGCAATTCTACCCCACATAAACCAAGTAATTTACGAGGATTTGAAGTTTATCTTTTAAGACCAGGAAAAACAAAAGAAGCAATTGCCATAGCAGAATTTGAAAACAGCGTAATTAAATACGAAGATAATCCAGACCGCTACCAAAAATTGACCGATGAAAATTTTATTCTGGTAAGTATGGCTCATTCTCAATATATGCGTTACTCGGAAAAGTTCTCTGATATTCTTAATCAGCAATGGGAAGAAAATGTTGATATCCCTTCATTAGGAATTAAACAAGCCGGATTTTATGTACTGGTCGGCGCTTCAATGCCGAGTGTGCTAATTGAAAGTGGTTTTTTATCTAACCGTTCAGATGAAAAATTCTTGAAAAGTTACAATGGACAAATGAAAATTGCTAAAGCAATCTTTAATGCGTTAAAAAAATATAGGTCATACTACAATAACGTAATTCAAGAGGGCAGATAAGAATAACTGAATAAAATTTAATTAAGCTAAATTTTTTACCTGCACGTGCTGGCAGGTTAGAAAAATAGGGGTTGTAATAGTGACAAAAAATCATGTGCTTTAATTGCTTCAAAGATTTTGTATTTTTTAATCGTAAAAAAATTTAATTGGGTTACATTTAATGGAAAAGACACCTCAGCTTGGTTTATCAATAAAACTCTTACTTTTTGCCATTCCTATTATTTTTGTATTAGCAAGCTGCACCAAAGAAGTCCCCGAAGCTGAAAGAAAAACTTCCAGGTCCGAAGAAAACGAAGTAAGGAAAACACTTAACTTATGGGTTAATTTCTATAATAATGGTGACTTGGAAAATTTAATTGGTCTTTATACAGATGATTACATAGAATCCACAGCAAACGATGAAGACATTGTAGGAATAGATAAAATTCGCTCAGAATTATCTCAATATATGTCACAATACAATGGAGGGAAGTGGAAAATTACAATTGAAGAAGTTCAGGCTTCGGGAGATTTAGCATTTGCAAGAGTTAACGGCGAATTCGAGATGTACTACGGTAATTCACCAACAACAATTTATTCTGAAAAAAGTATAAAAATTCTCAAGAAACAAAAAAACGTAGGGTGGAAATTCTATAGAACGATGAGAATACCCACATTTACTTATGATGCTACCACCAAATAAAGCTAACTCTAAGTACTGCTTTTCACCGCAGAGACGGAGAGACGCTGAGACCACCAACAAATAGAACTGACTCTAAATACCTTAAAAAATCTTGCTAATACATTAAATGCCTATAACAGTATAGGCTCTCACAAAAGTTTTATTAACATTTTCTTAAAAAAAATTTACCCACCTACTCTATTAGCTTTTACTCTAACTTCATACTTCTTTGAAAAGTTGTTTTCGTACAACGAGATGTTCATTTTAAAATTTTTTCCTTTAACATTATACTCGCTTGTATTGACAGTATCAACTAATAGGCTATCACTAATACATTCAGTTAAAAATGAGTGAATGACAGCATTAGCATTTTCTTTTGAGTTATACTTCAACTCACCCTCAGCTTGATAAACGCCATCTTTATTAGAAACAAAAACCAATCTGTAATCCTTTGTTTGATAAAATAAACACTGCATTTCTGGATTGCTCAGGTCCTGATGAATTGGTTTTCCATATTTTTTAATTACATCACTGTTACTTTTTCCTATTAACTTGCATACTGCAACGTCTTGAGCAAATAAAGTATTGTTTAGCGATAAAAACATAGTTACAAACAATAAAGAACTGATAAACCTAATCATTTTGACCTCCATTTATTTTGCAGTTTCTCATTTTCAGTAATTGGGCATCTATTAAAAAAATGGCGCATTCTATCAGTCTCTGAAGAGAAAAATGGAGGGTATTTTAGATAATATAATTTTAACGAACCAGTCATTTTTTTATTCAAATAACTAATTGACCGGAAATTCGTTAATCAATTTTAACATTATTGAATATTATCTACAACTCATTTATACTTGCACATGTTGTTTACAATAAAGACATAATGTTAAAAAAGTTAATGATGACTTAAGATTACGGGTTACTTGTCTTTATCAACTAAATATAACAGCATTTTATTTTTTACAGTAAATTAAGCTTTTTCAATGAATGAATTAGAAATTAAACCAATAAAGCCAGTAACTACTATTCTTTTTTTTGGTGCACCTGCAATTTTACTTTGGGCTGCAACACATTATGGAATTGATTTTGTTTGCTGGTTATTTGGGGTAAACGATTTATTAAGTTGGGTTATAATTGGAGGAATTTTTTATTTCCTACTTTTCTTGACTTCACTCATTATAATTAAAAAAGAAGGAACAGAATTAAAATTACATGAAATTAAAAAGCGTCTTAGATTAAACCCAATTTCAAAACAAGATTGGGAATGGACTTTTATTGGATTTATGCTTGTACTTGTCTTATCAGCTTTAATTGTGTACTTCAGATATGCGCTAACAAATCAAATTTACACTGTACCTTCCTTTTTAGACATTAAGCCGCTTAAACCTAATGAACTTTGGATATTAGCTATATGGTTAGTAAACTTTTTCTTTAATGTTATTGGCGAAGAATTTCTTTGGAGAGGCTACATATTAACACGTCAGCAGCTGAGTTTAGGAAAATATTCATGGTTAGCAAATGGGTTACTTTGGACTTTATTTTATTTCAGTTTTGGTATTGATATGCTAATTAATATGCTGCCATTCTTTTTTGTAATCCCTTTCATTGTACAGAAAAGAAAAAACACTTGGACTGGAATAATAATTCATGCAGCAGTTAAAGGACCGGCATTTATTTTTGTCGCACTAAGTATGTACAACTTTAACTGAGCACTTCTTGCTTAAAAATATTCAGTAATGGGCATCATTTCTTCTTGTTGAACTGAAATATTTTCTTTCAAGTTCGATACTGTTTTTAATTCTATATTATAAGTTTCATCTTGATCATCAATCATAAAATACGACGGAAGTTCAGATTTCCCTTCAACAGATGCACCAGCATTTAAAAAACGAATCCCTTTTCTATGATAATCACACATTTCATGGCTATGTCCATGAAGCACCAAATCAATTTTATTTTGAAGAAAAAGTTTAAACAATTTTTTCTTCCCTCTTAGTTTCATTGTATAACTTTCAATCTTATCCCAAAGTGCATTATCAGAACTACTTGTTTTCTTACTTTTTTTATAAAAATGATGGTGAATCATTAATATTTTCTTTTTATCTGTTTTTTTAAAGAATTCAAACAGTTCATCTAAAATTAAATATTGTTTTTTTGTTACTTTCCCACAAGATGCGAATGGGTTTTTTATTTTAGAATACTCCGCCACTGAATTAACTCCAAATAAAATAGTGTTCTTTAATTCCTTTATATAAGGAAAAAATTCGTTTTTACTGTAATGAATTGTATTTTCAAAAAGTTCTTTAAAAATGGAAACAAATTCATTGACCTTCTTATCATAATCCGTATTTAAACATCTATAAGGGAAATTTAGCACATCTTCTGCGGTCTGAACGCCACCGAAAATATCATGATTACCAATAACAATTGATGTTCTTTCACTTCTCAATAAGTTATATTTTTCAAGTATTTCCCGAAAAATTAAAAAGTCACTCTCTTGAGCATTATCTGCAATGTCTCCTGTAACAACAAAATGTTCGGCACCGTTTTCTAAAGCATCCTCAATTAATCTTTGTGTAATAAATCTGTTCTTTTCCTTGAAAGTATTTGAAAGGTGTAAGTCCGATATATGTGCTATTTTCATATTAACCTCTTTTTTGTGATAAAATTAGCGTTGTCCTGCACAAGCTAGCCTAATTGATGCAATAAAGTAACATGTTGATTTCATTGCAGAAAATTTAAAATTAATTCACACCAAAAAATTAAGGAATTTGTATTAAGAGCTAGTGAATGCTGTATTAACAAATTGTTAATTATTTCATTTTTGCTATCAGATTTTTACTTTAGCGCATAAAATTTTCTACTTTGCCAAACTAAAAAATAAAAGTTGTATATTGTTTTTATGAATAAAAGGAAAATACTTTTTATTGGCGGCTCGTTAAACCAAACCACGATGATGCATGAAATATCAAAGCATTTGGGGAATTATGACTGCTGGTTTTCACCGTATTACGACGATGGGTTTGTAGGTTACTTGGCTGCTAAAGGTTTACTAAATTTTACAATTCTCGGCGGCACATTTAAAAAACAAACTGAAGAATATATTATTGACAACAAACTTCAAATAGACTACAAAGGAATTAAAAACGATTACGATTTAGTTTATACTTCTGCCGATTTGCTTATACCCAAGAACATAAAAAAGAAAAAAATAATTCTCGTGCAGGAAGGGATGACTGACCCAGAAAAATTACCATTTTATTTAGTGAAGTATTTTAATTTTCCGCGGTGGGCAGCAAGTACCTCAGCAATGGGAATGTCGAACTTGTATGATGTTTTTTGCGTCGCTTCTGAAGGATACAAAGAACTATTTATCAAAAAGGGGGCAAAAAAAGAAAAAATTGTAGTTACAGGAATACCTAACTTCGATAATGCCAAGAAATACCTTAACAACAATTTCCCGTATAAAAATTATGTATTAGTTGCAACTTCGGATATGAGGGAAACATTTAAATATGAGAACAGAAAGAAATTCATTAAAGAATGTGTAAAAATTGCCAATGGAAAACAGCTTATTTTTAAACTCCATCCCAACGAGAATTTTGAAAGAGCTATAAAAGAAATTAACGAATATGCTCCTGGCGCATTAGTATTCCACAATGGCAATACTAATCACATGATTGCCAATTGTGATGTGCTTATAACAAAATATTCTTCTGTAGTTTATATCGGCCTTGCACTTGGTAAAAAAGTTTATTCTTCTTTTAATATAGATGAATTAAAAAGACTCATGCCCTTACAAAATAACGGAACTTCTGCTGAAAGAATAGCAAGAATTGGAAGAAGACTTTTGGATTCACCTGAAACTACAGTTGAGGAAATTCGTGAAGAAATTGAAAATTTAGATCAAGTAGGTTTAAATGCTCAACAGACTTAAATTTGGTTTCATATTTTAACAACTCAACAAATTAATTATGTCAATAAAAATTATTACGATTGTGCAAGCACGCATGTCCTCTTCACGTTTGCCGGGTAAAGTCTTACTGCCAATTTTA
It contains:
- a CDS encoding isoprenylcysteine carboxylmethyltransferase family protein; protein product: MEPINILTALGVFLSMAANWSGTKKGLKTSITKVQERPDSFLQKLPPNVSVIILLFIFFGIFNIGVLPTEIKNNYNNLRIGGLIIFYLFSWLQVVSFRSLGSFYTQEIVILKRHELCTSGIYKTIRHPQYLSQILSDLGAGIALMSYLVIPLTLLAELPLFIMRAKLEEKLLSKHFNEKYNLYKKQSGFFIPFIG
- a CDS encoding N-acetylmuramoyl-L-alanine amidase, with amino-acid sequence MKQFKLAFLILITISPLLNAQRLLKITVNNNGKSSYLTYILRNRISYVPSKEIAELLSGGYYYNSDAAKSEIKFANYKIKFTARSQYIIITPQNNKPTIIQLPLSALLINNDVFLPLLYCTEYLGLASGHKLIFNEKAKDLIISNEPLDNESLSLFEESILDTVSKKEKIPNEINSKYDIYDIKLEEKINGTLIRLKTSRKISLPSYSINDGILYIFFSKASIAPNIINSVNKIGLINNAKLKAFSSGNFQLEFGLKEGYSSVEAFEDVENSDILITIHNKLFNTVNELEEAKAKWTFDAVVIDAGHGGKDPGAIGVTGVKEKNINLGIALKLGKLIESNMKDVKVIYTRKKDEFIELYKRGKIANENGGKLFISIHCNSTPHKPSNLRGFEVYLLRPGKTKEAIAIAEFENSVIKYEDNPDRYQKLTDENFILVSMAHSQYMRYSEKFSDILNQQWEENVDIPSLGIKQAGFYVLVGASMPSVLIESGFLSNRSDEKFLKSYNGQMKIAKAIFNALKKYRSYYNNVIQEGR
- a CDS encoding nuclear transport factor 2 family protein translates to MEKTPQLGLSIKLLLFAIPIIFVLASCTKEVPEAERKTSRSEENEVRKTLNLWVNFYNNGDLENLIGLYTDDYIESTANDEDIVGIDKIRSELSQYMSQYNGGKWKITIEEVQASGDLAFARVNGEFEMYYGNSPTTIYSEKSIKILKKQKNVGWKFYRTMRIPTFTYDATTK
- a CDS encoding CPBP family intramembrane glutamic endopeptidase; its protein translation is MNELEIKPIKPVTTILFFGAPAILLWAATHYGIDFVCWLFGVNDLLSWVIIGGIFYFLLFLTSLIIIKKEGTELKLHEIKKRLRLNPISKQDWEWTFIGFMLVLVLSALIVYFRYALTNQIYTVPSFLDIKPLKPNELWILAIWLVNFFFNVIGEEFLWRGYILTRQQLSLGKYSWLANGLLWTLFYFSFGIDMLINMLPFFFVIPFIVQKRKNTWTGIIIHAAVKGPAFIFVALSMYNFN
- a CDS encoding metallophosphoesterase; amino-acid sequence: MKIAHISDLHLSNTFKEKNRFITQRLIEDALENGAEHFVVTGDIADNAQESDFLIFREILEKYNLLRSERTSIVIGNHDIFGGVQTAEDVLNFPYRCLNTDYDKKVNEFVSIFKELFENTIHYSKNEFFPYIKELKNTILFGVNSVAEYSKIKNPFASCGKVTKKQYLILDELFEFFKKTDKKKILMIHHHFYKKSKKTSSSDNALWDKIESYTMKLRGKKKLFKLFLQNKIDLVLHGHSHEMCDYHRKGIRFLNAGASVEGKSELPSYFMIDDQDETYNIELKTVSNLKENISVQQEEMMPITEYF